Below is a window of Lacibacter sp. H407 DNA.
ACGGTGCCATGACGGCAGGCCTGGCGTTTGAAGCCATGAACCATGCCGGTGTGGCCGATAGTGATGTGCTGATCATTCTGAATGATAACTGCATGAGCATCGACCCGAATGTGGGTGCGTTGAAAGAATATCTCACCGATATTACTACCTCCCCTACTTACAATCGTATTAAAGATGATGTGTGGAAGGCGTTGGGCAAACTTCCTGTTGGTAAAACATTTACCCGTGAAATGGCAAGCAAGCTGGAACACAGCATCAAAGGATTTGTGAACAAGAGCAGTAATTTGTTTGAAGCGTTGAAGCTGCGCTATTTCGGCCCCATCGATGGACATAATATTACCAAGCTGGTTGATACGTTGAAAGACCTCAAAAATATTCCCGGACCTAAACTGTTGCATATAGTAACTGTTAAAGGAAAAGGATATGAGTTGGCCGAGAAAGATCAAACCAAATGGCATGCGCCCGGTTTGTTTGATAAAGTAACCGGCGAAATTCAAAAGAAAAAATTCGATACTGTACAGCCTCCCAAATACCAGGATGTGTTTGGACATACCATGATTGAACTGGCAGAACAAAATGCAAAAATTGTGGGTGTTACACCTGCAATGCCAAGTGGTTCCTCGCTCAAATTCATGATGGACAAAATGCCACACCGTGCATTTGATGTGGGCATTTGCGAACAGCATGCCGTTACACTTAGTGCAGGTATGGCAACGCAGGGCATGAAGGTGTACTGTAATATTTATTCATCATTTATGCAACGGGCATATGATATGGTGGTGCATGATGTGGCCATTCAAAAACTTCCGGTGATCTTTTGTTTGGATCGTGCAGGATTGGTAGGAGAAGATGGGCCAACACATCATGGTTGTTATGATATTGCTTATATGCGTTGTGTACCTAACATGATCGTTGCTGCTCCAATGAATGAAGCGGAGTTGCGTAACATGATGTACACGGCTCAACTCGATTCACATAAATTACCGATCTCGATTCGTTATCCGAGAGGCGAAGGTGTAATGCCTGAGTGGAGAAACGAAATGAAAGAAATTGAAATCGGTAAAGGCCGTAAGTTGAAAGATGGAGAAGGCCTTGCAATACTTTCGTTTGGCCATCCCGGCAATTTTGCAGCAAGTGCTATTCGTGAATTAAAGAACGATGGCATCAATCCTGCACATTACGATATGCGTTTTGCAAAACCGATCGATGAAGAAATGCTCCATGAAGTATTTGCGAAATTTGATAAGATCGTAACGATTGAGGATGGAACGGTAGTGGGTGGTTTCGGAAGTGCGGTATTGGAATTTATGGCTGCACATAATTACAAAGCTGAAGTTAAGATCATGGGTATTCCTGACAGCCTTGTAGAACACGGCACACCGAAACAATTATATGAAGAAATTGGCATTGATGCCAATGGTATTGCAAAAACGGTGAGAGAGATGATGAATGTAAGAGTAACAGTAAATGCTTAATTGAACTTTGTATAAAAGGAAAATCCCATTGCTGAGCAGTGGGATTTTTTTTATCAATACAGAATATCACAAGACACAAGCATATTTAATGGAGACTTAATTTTTGATGGCATCTTATCATAGTCAAAAGGATAAAGAATTCTATCGGCATGAAGCATCCATTTATATCCATTCAAATTCAAAGACCTTGTATAAGTGACGGTAGTAGTATTGCTAAATGAACAATAAATGCCTGGACCAACAACAGGTCTTTTTTTTATATTGATCCGTTCCTTGTTTATACTATCAGCTATCCACTGAACCCCAACAAAAAACTGGTCATCGCTCAGGAAAATACCTTGGTCTTCAACATCAATGTGCAATACATTGTTTTTTGATGAGTTCTTTGTTATAACAATATCCTTTTTCATCAACTCGTAAGCGGGCTCTCCAAATTTTCCAACGTTGTAAATATGAATACGAACAGGATTTGCTTCATTAAAACCAATCCCTTTTATAGAAATACGCTTTAGCTGAAATTGCCCAACGTTATCCGGGACATTGACTCTTGTAGCCATTTCAAATCGCACACAATCATCGGAGTTCATGTCAAACCTCTTCTTGCCTTTCGTTAAACCTATGGTCATTGATTGCTTTTTGCCAACAAAAACTTCAGATAACTGAACAGGCAAAGGTTGAAGAAAAACAGTAGGCTCCTTTTTTAAATCACTGGTAGCAATTTTCTGATCCCTGTATCCGATACTTGTTATTAATAGCGTATCATCGCCAATAATATCTATTTCAAAAAAACCGCTACTATCAGCATCGGTAATCAGCTTTGTGTTTTGAAGAAGAATGCTGGCGAATGGAATACCTTTTTTTGAATCAGCATCAACACAAAAACCTTGTATTCTTTCCAAAGCTTGTACTGCTTTGCTATTAGCAACTAAACTTACAAGTACAAAGCAAAGAAGGTGTTTCATGCAGCCAAAATAATACCTGGATTGTTAACAAAAACGGAAATGATTTTTCGGCTTACAACAGCAATAAAAAAAGCCTCACCATATCTGATGAGGCTTCCGTAATACGTTTTGTAAAAATCAATTTCCTTCTTCGGGATTCTGTGGATACACAAATGAATCTTCTGCATCTTCTTCCCGGCTCTCGTTCCACTCAACAATGAAATTATTTTTTCCTTCACCAACCAACAAAGTCATATAACGTTGTTGCGAAAGTTCCAGCAGCGACAGGAATAAGAAAATAGCATGAATGCGATTCTCCACTACATCAAATAATTTTTCGAAGGCCATTGTTTTTTCCTTCTTCACCACATCGAGCATGTACTCACGGCTGCCTTCCATGGTGTAGTTGTATTGCACCACCGTATGCACCGGTTTATTGAAACGATCGTGGTGTTTTTTCATTACCCGTTCAAAGGTCTTCATGAGTTTGAACATGGTAATGGTTTGTATCTCGGTTCCTTCACCTGCTTCTTCGCCAATGCCGGCGAGCTCGCTGGCAATATTGCCACGCTTCACCATCAACATCCGCATTGCTTCCATCTCCGCCATCTGCACACTCGCTTCTTTGAAACGTTTGTATTCAAGTATTTTATCGATCAACTCCTGACGTGGGTCAATTTCATTTCCCTGCTCATCAATTTCTTTGCGGGGCAACAGCATTTTTGCTTTGATCCGCATCAACGTTGAAATGAACAAAATGAATTCACTCGACAATTCAATATTCAGCTTTTCGGTTTGATGGATAAAATCCATGAAGTCTTTTATGATGCGGGTAATGGGGATATTGTAAATATCCAGTTCATCACGCTCAATAAAAAACAACAGCAGATCGAAAGGACCTTCAAACTGGGGTAGCTTTATCTGGTATGATTCTGTTTGCAAAGTATTTCTGTTTTTAACGAACAAGTCCCGGCCAATCTGTGCCGGGACTTGCAAATGTAGGGAACTAAACCTTATTAAAAGTTGGCGGTAAAACCAATGCCCATGAGGGATTTGAGCTGCGTACCCATGAGTCCGCCGGTTTCCACATTTTTTGTATCGTGGTCGTAAATGAGGTCGAAATTGTAGCTGATGCCGATGTATTTATTCACCTTGAAACCCAAGGTGTTGGTCCAGAACACATCGATATTCTGGGGGTTGTTTTTGTAATTGCTGAACAGATCGAGCCGACTGGCCAGGCTGATGTTCTTTGCCAGATCTTTTTTGAGATTGGCGGTTAAAAATGCACCGATCTCGTTGATAGATGATTGGGTGGTATCTGTAAAATTAAACAGTCTTCGTATGTCCTTATTAGCTTCGTTTACGATAACCCAACGGGAAGTGACCGGCGACAGAAATACATCGAAGGTTGCATTGGGCTTGTACATGATACCCGGCGAAACGAGCACATAAGCCGGAGCAAAAAAACCGGAGTTCTTTTGTTTGGGATCAACACTATAATTGTATCCGAGCGTCATTTGTGTGCGCAGGTTGGCTAATGCCGACAAGTACCATTTGCTGGTTGCCGTATCGCCTAACTGATATCCATATCTCGAAAGCAAATCAATACGGTCATCATTTTTTCGTGTACCGATACTGGTTGCATTTACAATACCGTATTGTGCATTGAGCGTATTATCCCAAACGTTGCGCTCTTTTTTATAATAGGCAAAGCTGTTAATGAGTGCATTGATGGAGAACGAAAATTTTTCAGCACCTGATGCCCAGTTGCGGCTGGCACCCTGGCTGAGATTGAGATTGAATACGCCCCCTTTGGTCCAGCCTTCTTTTTGCTCAGGTTCTTTTTTTACAGTCTTATTTGATTCGTCCTTTAATCGCTTTACTTCTACGTCCTGTGCCTGTGCTTCTGCAACTGTTATTGAAAACAGCACTGCTGCGAAAATCTGTTTTATCATAAGCGTTGTTTTATTTTTAATTAGAAAAGTCGACAAATAAAATGCCACACTGAAATTTAGAAACTAAAAAGCGGTAATAACAGGTTGTTATTACCGCTGATACAAACTGGGTCAATTATTTTTTCAATGCATCTCTGATCTCACGCAGCAACACAATGTCTTCGGGTGTGGCTGCAGGAGGAGCAGGTGGTTCTGCTTTTTTCATTTTATTGATTGCCTTAATTACAAGGAAAAGAAAGAATGCAATTATGATGAATTTAACTGCGGCAGATATTGCCATCCCATACTTCAACTCTGCTTCACCTACTTTGATCGATAAGGTGTCGAAATTAACACCACCTGTAATAATTCCCACAATCGGCATCAGGATGTGATCCACAACAGCGCCAACAATGGCACCAAATGCACCGCCGATGATTACACCAACAGCAAGATCAACTACGTTGCCTTTCATTGCAAAATCTTTAAATTCTTTCAGCATTCCCATAATTGTTGATTTTAATAATTAAATAATAGTGTAGGTTTTTTATGGAGGGCAATACAAATCTTACAAAATAATCTGAGTAATCAAAGCCTATTTTTTCAGGCCCGGGTATTGCATATTCAATTTCTTCAACGTATCGTACACCGTTTTTGCAATCAAATATTCTTTGTACCAATTCTGATCGCTGGGAATAATTTGCCACGGCACTTTGTTACAATAGTGAAAACAATCTTCGTAATACTTCATATACTTTTTCCAAAGCTTTGCTTCGGCAAAATCTTTTTCATTGTACTTCCACATTTTACGTGGATCATGTGTACGTTCCTGTAAGCGTTCCTGCTGTTCAGCAGGGGAAACATGCAGATAGAATTTAAGCACCTTCGTGTTGTTATGATTCACCAGTAACTCTTCAAAATCATTAATGGCTTTCATTCGTTTTACAGCCGTTGCATCATCGCACCAGCCATGCACACGTGTTACAAGAATATCTTCGTATTGGCTGCGGTTGAAAATTTTGATCATCCCTTTTGCAGGAGCAGCTTTATGTACACGCCATAAAAAATCATGGCTAAACTCTTCTTCGGTGGGTGCTTTGAATGATGTGACCGATACGCCAAGCGGATTAAGCGATCCAAATACATCACGCAGTATGCCATCCTTCCCACTGGCATCCATTCCCTGGATGATCACCAGCAATGAATGTTTGCTTTCAGCGATCAGGCGGTTCTGCAGTTCATCTAATTCAACAAGTATCTTTTCTGTTTCTGCTTTCAGTTTTTCTTTGTCAGCCTTTTTTGGCGCACGAGTACTGATTGCACTGAGTTTAATTTTTGCCATAGATCTGCATTTCTACGAATATAAAACATGCTGCCTGTAATACGCAATTTTCCTACACCTTTGCAGCTTCCATTATGAATTCAAAACTGTTTAACTGGCTGCTTTTTTTTATTCTTTGCCTTGTATGGGGCAGTTCGTTTATTTTGATGAAAGAAGGATTAAAGGAACTATCTGCTTATGAAGTAGCGGCCATGCGTATGTTAAGTGGTGGTGTAGTTTTATTACCCTTTGCGCTTAACAGTTTTAAACGTATGCAACGAAAGGATCTCGGCTTGTTGATCATATCCGGTTTACTTGGCAGTTTTATACCTGCGATTTTATTTTGCGTAGCGGAAACAAAGATCGACAGTGCATTGGCCGGTATGTTGAATGCGTTAACGCCGTTGTTTGTGATCATTATTGGTGCACTCTTATTTCGAACATCTGTTCCCTGGAAAAAAATAGTAGGTGTATTGATCGGTTTTGGCGGCATGTTGTTACTCTTCCTCGCACAAAAAAAAGGAAGTGCTAACAGCGATCTTTTTCTTGCATCGCTGATTGTAATTGCTACATTTTCGTATGGGTTGAATGTAAACCTCATCAATCGCTATTTAAAACATGTGGCATCACTTGATATTGCTGCCATTGCATTTGTAGCATTGATCATCCCTGCTACGATCGTTTTATTTGTGGCAGGTTTTGCTAATCACAATTTTTCAGAACCATCTGTAATAAGAGCCATTAGTGCATCGGCTGTATTAGGAATTTTCGGAACGGCCATTGCATCGATCTTATTTTATATGCTGATGAAACGGGCTGGTCCATTATTTTCTTCAATGGTAACGTATGGAATTCCATTTGTGGCTATTGGCTGGGGATTGTTGGCGGGTGAAACAATCGGGCAACTGGAAATTGTCGGGTTGTTGATCATTTTGTCAGGCGTATATCTTGCCAACCGGCAATAAAAAAGGGATGCAGTAATGCACCCCTTCCATTTATTTGCAAACGATCTTACACCGACATAATCTCTTTATCTTTTGCTTCGAGGTGTTTATCGATCTGTGAACTGTATTTGTCTGTAAGCACCTGCACATCTTTCTCAGCATCTTTCGCTGCATCTTCACTCAATCCATCTTTTTGCAGTTTCTTGATCTGTTCAATTGCATCTCTGCGAATATTACGAACAGCAACCTTTGTGTGTTCACCTTCCGCATTTACCCGCTTCACCAATTCTCTTCTCCGTTCTTCTGTTAACGGTGGTAAAAACAAACGGATAATACTCCCGTCGTTTTGCGGTGTTAAGCCAATATTGGAATTGATGATGGCACGCTCAATGGGTTGCAACATATTTTTTTCCCAAGGCTGAATGGTAATTGTTCTTGCATCGGCTGCAATAATATTTCCTACCTGTCCAATTGGTGTGGGCGAGCCATAATAATCCACCACAATACTATCGAGCATATTGGGGTTGGCACGGCCTGCACGAATTTTCACCAATTCAATTTCCAGGTGCTGAATAGCTTTACCCATGTGCTCTTCAGCATCACTCAGTATCAACGATAGATCTTCTGACATACGTGTAAAAATTAATGAGCTGCAAACCTAATAAATTGTTGCTGATTGCTGCGATGCAAAGAAAAGTTTCAAACGATTATTTTGCGATTTCGCCTTTCTCGGTGGCAGCAGTTGAGGCGTTTACATTGGTAGGAAGAGGAATCACCTTTGTTTTGCCATTCACATCGATGTGCTGATCAGGTGCAAACAGTT
It encodes the following:
- the frr gene encoding ribosome recycling factor, whose product is MSEDLSLILSDAEEHMGKAIQHLEIELVKIRAGRANPNMLDSIVVDYYGSPTPIGQVGNIIAADARTITIQPWEKNMLQPIERAIINSNIGLTPQNDGSIIRLFLPPLTEERRRELVKRVNAEGEHTKVAVRNIRRDAIEQIKKLQKDGLSEDAAKDAEKDVQVLTDKYSSQIDKHLEAKDKEIMSV
- a CDS encoding DMT family transporter, which encodes MNSKLFNWLLFFILCLVWGSSFILMKEGLKELSAYEVAAMRMLSGGVVLLPFALNSFKRMQRKDLGLLIISGLLGSFIPAILFCVAETKIDSALAGMLNALTPLFVIIIGALLFRTSVPWKKIVGVLIGFGGMLLLFLAQKKGSANSDLFLASLIVIATFSYGLNVNLINRYLKHVASLDIAAIAFVALIIPATIVLFVAGFANHNFSEPSVIRAISASAVLGIFGTAIASILFYMLMKRAGPLFSSMVTYGIPFVAIGWGLLAGETIGQLEIVGLLIILSGVYLANRQ
- a CDS encoding PPK2 family polyphosphate kinase, which produces MAKIKLSAISTRAPKKADKEKLKAETEKILVELDELQNRLIAESKHSLLVIIQGMDASGKDGILRDVFGSLNPLGVSVTSFKAPTEEEFSHDFLWRVHKAAPAKGMIKIFNRSQYEDILVTRVHGWCDDATAVKRMKAINDFEELLVNHNNTKVLKFYLHVSPAEQQERLQERTHDPRKMWKYNEKDFAEAKLWKKYMKYYEDCFHYCNKVPWQIIPSDQNWYKEYLIAKTVYDTLKKLNMQYPGLKK
- a CDS encoding DUF3078 domain-containing protein; translation: MIKQIFAAVLFSITVAEAQAQDVEVKRLKDESNKTVKKEPEQKEGWTKGGVFNLNLSQGASRNWASGAEKFSFSINALINSFAYYKKERNVWDNTLNAQYGIVNATSIGTRKNDDRIDLLSRYGYQLGDTATSKWYLSALANLRTQMTLGYNYSVDPKQKNSGFFAPAYVLVSPGIMYKPNATFDVFLSPVTSRWVIVNEANKDIRRLFNFTDTTQSSINEIGAFLTANLKKDLAKNISLASRLDLFSNYKNNPQNIDVFWTNTLGFKVNKYIGISYNFDLIYDHDTKNVETGGLMGTQLKSLMGIGFTANF
- a CDS encoding carboxypeptidase-like regulatory domain-containing protein produces the protein MKHLLCFVLVSLVANSKAVQALERIQGFCVDADSKKGIPFASILLQNTKLITDADSSGFFEIDIIGDDTLLITSIGYRDQKIATSDLKKEPTVFLQPLPVQLSEVFVGKKQSMTIGLTKGKKRFDMNSDDCVRFEMATRVNVPDNVGQFQLKRISIKGIGFNEANPVRIHIYNVGKFGEPAYELMKKDIVITKNSSKNNVLHIDVEDQGIFLSDDQFFVGVQWIADSINKERINIKKRPVVGPGIYCSFSNTTTVTYTRSLNLNGYKWMLHADRILYPFDYDKMPSKIKSPLNMLVSCDILY
- the dxs gene encoding 1-deoxy-D-xylulose-5-phosphate synthase gives rise to the protein MEIKPGSLLQKIDSPADLKKLPMDQLPQVCDELRQYIIDVVSVHGGHFGASLGVVELSTALHYVYDTPYDQLVWDVGHQAYGHKILTGRRDNFHTNRKYNGLSGFPKRSESEYDTFGVGHSSTSISAALGMAMAAKLKGENRKSIAVIGDGAMTAGLAFEAMNHAGVADSDVLIILNDNCMSIDPNVGALKEYLTDITTSPTYNRIKDDVWKALGKLPVGKTFTREMASKLEHSIKGFVNKSSNLFEALKLRYFGPIDGHNITKLVDTLKDLKNIPGPKLLHIVTVKGKGYELAEKDQTKWHAPGLFDKVTGEIQKKKFDTVQPPKYQDVFGHTMIELAEQNAKIVGVTPAMPSGSSLKFMMDKMPHRAFDVGICEQHAVTLSAGMATQGMKVYCNIYSSFMQRAYDMVVHDVAIQKLPVIFCLDRAGLVGEDGPTHHGCYDIAYMRCVPNMIVAAPMNEAELRNMMYTAQLDSHKLPISIRYPRGEGVMPEWRNEMKEIEIGKGRKLKDGEGLAILSFGHPGNFAASAIRELKNDGINPAHYDMRFAKPIDEEMLHEVFAKFDKIVTIEDGTVVGGFGSAVLEFMAAHNYKAEVKIMGIPDSLVEHGTPKQLYEEIGIDANGIAKTVREMMNVRVTVNA
- the mscL gene encoding large-conductance mechanosensitive channel protein MscL — its product is MLKEFKDFAMKGNVVDLAVGVIIGGAFGAIVGAVVDHILMPIVGIITGGVNFDTLSIKVGEAELKYGMAISAAVKFIIIAFFLFLVIKAINKMKKAEPPAPPAATPEDIVLLREIRDALKK
- a CDS encoding segregation and condensation protein A — protein: MQTESYQIKLPQFEGPFDLLLFFIERDELDIYNIPITRIIKDFMDFIHQTEKLNIELSSEFILFISTLMRIKAKMLLPRKEIDEQGNEIDPRQELIDKILEYKRFKEASVQMAEMEAMRMLMVKRGNIASELAGIGEEAGEGTEIQTITMFKLMKTFERVMKKHHDRFNKPVHTVVQYNYTMEGSREYMLDVVKKEKTMAFEKLFDVVENRIHAIFLFLSLLELSQQRYMTLLVGEGKNNFIVEWNESREEDAEDSFVYPQNPEEGN